The proteins below come from a single Pleuronectes platessa chromosome 1, fPlePla1.1, whole genome shotgun sequence genomic window:
- the LOC128437842 gene encoding high choriolytic enzyme 1-like isoform X2 yields the protein MTPSVSLLLLLLLGLSQAHPVQEEGIEEDGTMDITTSILTSNNATDEILLEGDLVAPRTRNAMKCWSQSCLWKKASNGQVVVPFTLSREFSSMERQKIDRAMKAFARKTCIRFVPRQNQYDYISIENRGGCFSSLGRVGGRQVLSLNRGGCIQNGIIQHEINHALGFNHEQTRSDRDGYVRINWENINQGMAYNFYKKDTNNLNTPYDYSSIMHYGRTAFSIQRGKDSITPIPNSNVRIGQRQGMSYWDIMRINRLYRC from the exons ATGACTCCCAGTgtcagcctgctgctgctgctcctgctcggcCTCTCTCAGGCTCATCCTGTCCAGGAGGAGGGAATTGAAGAAGAT GGCACCatggacatcaccaccagtattCTGACCTCGAACAACGCCACAGATGAGATTCTGCTCGAAGGAGACCTGGTTGCTCCAAGAACCAGGAACGCCATGAAGTGCTGGTCCCAGAGCTGCCTGTGGAAGAAAGCCTCCAACGGTCAGGTGGTGGTCCCCTTCACCCTGAGCAGAGAGTTCAGCAGCATGGAGAGGCAGAAGATCGACCGTGCCATGAAGGCCTTCGCCAGAAAGACCTGCATCCGCTTCGTCCCCCGTCAGAACCAGTACGACTACATCAGCATCGAGAACAGAGGGGGATGTTTCTCCTCTCTGGGCAGAGTGGGAGGCAGACAGGTGCTCTCTCTCAACAGGGGGGGCTGTATCCAAAACGGAATCATCCAGCACGAGATCAACCATGCTCTGGGCTTCAACCACGAGCAGACCAGGAGCGACCGCGACGGATACGTCAGGATCAACTGGGAGAACATCAACCAGGGGATGGCCTACAACTTCTACAAGAAGGACACCAACAACCTGAACACTCCCTACGACTACTCCTCCATCATGCACTACGGAAGAACAGCCTTCTCCATCCAGCGGGGGAAGGACAGCATCACCCCCATCCCCAACTCCAACGTCCGGATCGGCCAGAGGCAGGGCATGTCCTACTGGGACATCATGAGGATCAACAGGCTCTATAGATGCTAA
- the LOC128437842 gene encoding high choriolytic enzyme 1-like isoform X1 — translation MTPSVSLLLLLLLGLSQAHPVQEEGIEEDVPEDTMDITTEILTSNNAIDETPWEEIEEEVPEGTMDITTSILTSNNATDEILLEGDLVAPRTRNAMKCWSQSCLWKKASNGQVVVPFTLSREFSSMERQKIDRAMKAFARKTCIRFVPRQNQYDYISIENRGGCFSSLGRVGGRQVLSLNRGGCIQNGIIQHEINHALGFNHEQTRSDRDGYVRINWENINQGMAYNFYKKDTNNLNTPYDYSSIMHYGRTAFSIQRGKDSITPIPNSNVRIGQRQGMSYWDIMRINRLYRC, via the coding sequence ATGACTCCCAGTgtcagcctgctgctgctgctcctgctcggcCTCTCTCAGGCTCATCCTGTCCAGGAGGAGGGAATTGAAGAAGATGTTCCCGAGGACACTATGGACATCACCACCGAGATTCTGACCTCAAACAACGCCATAGATGAGACACCATGGGAGGAAATTGAAGAAGAAGTTCCTGAGGGCACCatggacatcaccaccagtattCTGACCTCGAACAACGCCACAGATGAGATTCTGCTCGAAGGAGACCTGGTTGCTCCAAGAACCAGGAACGCCATGAAGTGCTGGTCCCAGAGCTGCCTGTGGAAGAAAGCCTCCAACGGTCAGGTGGTGGTCCCCTTCACCCTGAGCAGAGAGTTCAGCAGCATGGAGAGGCAGAAGATCGACCGTGCCATGAAGGCCTTCGCCAGAAAGACCTGCATCCGCTTCGTCCCCCGTCAGAACCAGTACGACTACATCAGCATCGAGAACAGAGGGGGATGTTTCTCCTCTCTGGGCAGAGTGGGAGGCAGACAGGTGCTCTCTCTCAACAGGGGGGGCTGTATCCAAAACGGAATCATCCAGCACGAGATCAACCATGCTCTGGGCTTCAACCACGAGCAGACCAGGAGCGACCGCGACGGATACGTCAGGATCAACTGGGAGAACATCAACCAGGGGATGGCCTACAACTTCTACAAGAAGGACACCAACAACCTGAACACTCCCTACGACTACTCCTCCATCATGCACTACGGAAGAACAGCCTTCTCCATCCAGCGGGGGAAGGACAGCATCACCCCCATCCCCAACTCCAACGTCCGGATCGGCCAGAGGCAGGGCATGTCCTACTGGGACATCATGAGGATCAACAGGCTCTATAGATGCTAA
- the LOC128438196 gene encoding high choriolytic enzyme 1-like isoform X2, with amino-acid sequence MTPSVSLLLLLLLGLSQAHPVQEEGIEEDGTMDITTSILTSNNATDEILLEGDLVAPRTRNAMKCWSQSCLWKKASNGQVVVPFTLSREFSSMERQKIDRAMKAFARKTCIRFVPRQNQYDYISIENRGGCFSSLGRVGGRQVLSLNRGGCIQNGIIQHEINHALGFNHEQTRSDRDGYVRINWENINQGMAYNFYKKETNNLNTPYDYSSIMHYGRTAFSIQRGKDSITPIPNSNVRIGQRQGMSYWDIMRINRLYRC; translated from the exons ATGACTCCCAGTgtcagcctgctgctgctgctcctgctcggcCTCTCTCAGGCTCATCCTGTCCAGGAGGAGGGAATTGAAGAAGAT GGCACCatggacatcaccaccagtattCTGACCTCAAACAACGCCACAGATGAGATTCTGCTCGAAGGAGACCTGGTTGCTCCAAGAACCAGGAACGCCATGAAGTGCTGGTCCCAGAGCTGCCTGTGGAAGAAAGCCTCCAACGGTCAGGTGGTGGTCCCCTTCACCCTGAGCAGAGAGTTCAGCAGCATGGAGAGGCAGAAGATCGACCGTGCCATGAAGGCCTTCGCCAGAAAGACCTGCATCCGCTTCGTCCCCCGTCAGAACCAGTACGACTACATCAGCATCGAGAACAGAGGGGGATGTTTCTCCTCTCTGGGCAGAGTGGGAGGCAGACAGGTGCTCTCTCTCAACAGGGGGGGCTGTATCCAAAACGGAATCATCCAGCACGAGATCAACCATGCTCTGGGCTTCAACCACGAGCAGACCAGGAGCGACCGCGATGGATACGTCAGGATCAACTGGGAGAACATCAACCAGGGGATGGCCTACAACTTCTACAAGAAGGAAACCAACAACCTGAACACTCCCTACGACTACTCCTCCATCATGCACTACGGAAGAACAGCCTTCTCCATCCAGCGGGGGAAGGACAGCATCACCCCCATCCCCAACTCCAACGTCCGGATCGGCCAGAGGCAGGGCATGTCCTACTGGGACATCATGAGGATCAACAGGCTCTATAGATGCTAA
- the LOC128438196 gene encoding high choriolytic enzyme 1-like isoform X1 has protein sequence MTPSVSLLLLLLLGLSQAHPVQEEGIEEDVPEDTMDITTEILTSNNAIDETPWEEIEEEVPEGTMDITTSILTSNNATDEILLEGDLVAPRTRNAMKCWSQSCLWKKASNGQVVVPFTLSREFSSMERQKIDRAMKAFARKTCIRFVPRQNQYDYISIENRGGCFSSLGRVGGRQVLSLNRGGCIQNGIIQHEINHALGFNHEQTRSDRDGYVRINWENINQGMAYNFYKKETNNLNTPYDYSSIMHYGRTAFSIQRGKDSITPIPNSNVRIGQRQGMSYWDIMRINRLYRC, from the coding sequence ATGACTCCCAGTgtcagcctgctgctgctgctcctgctcggcCTCTCTCAGGCTCATCCTGTCCAGGAGGAGGGAATTGAAGAAGATGTTCCCGAGGACACTATGGACATCACCACCGAGATTCTGACCTCAAACAACGCCATAGATGAGACACCATGGGAGGAAATTGAAGAAGAAGTTCCTGAGGGCACCatggacatcaccaccagtattCTGACCTCAAACAACGCCACAGATGAGATTCTGCTCGAAGGAGACCTGGTTGCTCCAAGAACCAGGAACGCCATGAAGTGCTGGTCCCAGAGCTGCCTGTGGAAGAAAGCCTCCAACGGTCAGGTGGTGGTCCCCTTCACCCTGAGCAGAGAGTTCAGCAGCATGGAGAGGCAGAAGATCGACCGTGCCATGAAGGCCTTCGCCAGAAAGACCTGCATCCGCTTCGTCCCCCGTCAGAACCAGTACGACTACATCAGCATCGAGAACAGAGGGGGATGTTTCTCCTCTCTGGGCAGAGTGGGAGGCAGACAGGTGCTCTCTCTCAACAGGGGGGGCTGTATCCAAAACGGAATCATCCAGCACGAGATCAACCATGCTCTGGGCTTCAACCACGAGCAGACCAGGAGCGACCGCGATGGATACGTCAGGATCAACTGGGAGAACATCAACCAGGGGATGGCCTACAACTTCTACAAGAAGGAAACCAACAACCTGAACACTCCCTACGACTACTCCTCCATCATGCACTACGGAAGAACAGCCTTCTCCATCCAGCGGGGGAAGGACAGCATCACCCCCATCCCCAACTCCAACGTCCGGATCGGCCAGAGGCAGGGCATGTCCTACTGGGACATCATGAGGATCAACAGGCTCTATAGATGCTAA
- the LOC128438174 gene encoding high choriolytic enzyme 1-like isoform X2, whose amino-acid sequence MTPSVSLLLLLLLGLSQAHPVQEEGIEEDGTMDITTSILTSNNATDEILLEGDLVAPRTRNAMKCWSQSCLWKKASNGQVVVPFTLSREFSSMERQKIDRAMKAFARKTCIRFVPRQNQYDYISIENRGGCFSSLGRVGGRQVLSLNRGGCIQNGIIQHEINHALGFNHEQTRSDRDGYVRINWENINQGMAYNFYKKETNNLNTPYDYSSIMHYGRTAFSIQRGKDSITPIPNSNVRIGQRQGMSYWDIMRINRLYRC is encoded by the exons ATGACTCCCAGTgtcagcctgctgctgctgctcctgctcggcCTCTCTCAGGCTCATCCTGTCCAGGAGGAGGGAATTGAAGAAGAT GGCACCatggacatcaccaccagtattCTGACCTCAAACAACGCCACAGATGAGATTCTGCTCGAAGGAGACCTGGTTGCTCCAAGAACCAGGAACGCCATGAAGTGCTGGTCCCAGAGCTGCCTGTGGAAGAAAGCCTCCAACGGTCAGGTGGTGGTCCCCTTCACCCTGAGCAGAGAGTTCAGCAGCATGGAGAGGCAGAAGATCGACCGTGCCATGAAGGCCTTCGCCAGAAAGACCTGCATCCGCTTCGTCCCCCGTCAGAACCAGTACGACTACATCAGCATCGAGAACAGAGGGGGATGTTTCTCCTCTCTGGGCAGAGTGGGAGGCAGACAGGTGCTCTCTCTCAACAGGGGGGGCTGTATCCAAAACGGAATCATCCAGCACGAGATCAACCATGCTCTGGGCTTCAACCACGAGCAGACCAGGAGCGACCGCGACGGATACGTCAGGATCAACTGGGAGAACATCAACCAGGGGATGGCCTACAACTTCTACAAGAAGGAAACCAACAACCTGAACACTCCCTACGACTACTCCTCCATCATGCACTACGGAAGAACAGCCTTCTCCATCCAGCGGGGGAAGGACAGCATCACCCCCATCCCCAACTCCAACGTCCGGATCGGCCAGAGGCAGGGCATGTCCTACTGGGACATCATGAGGATCAACAGGCTCTATAGATGCTAA
- the LOC128438174 gene encoding high choriolytic enzyme 1-like isoform X1, protein MTPSVSLLLLLLLGLSQAHPVQEEGIEEDVPEDTMDITTEILTSNNAIDETPWEEIEEEVPEGTMDITTSILTSNNATDEILLEGDLVAPRTRNAMKCWSQSCLWKKASNGQVVVPFTLSREFSSMERQKIDRAMKAFARKTCIRFVPRQNQYDYISIENRGGCFSSLGRVGGRQVLSLNRGGCIQNGIIQHEINHALGFNHEQTRSDRDGYVRINWENINQGMAYNFYKKETNNLNTPYDYSSIMHYGRTAFSIQRGKDSITPIPNSNVRIGQRQGMSYWDIMRINRLYRC, encoded by the coding sequence ATGACTCCCAGTgtcagcctgctgctgctgctcctgctcggcCTCTCTCAGGCTCATCCTGTCCAGGAGGAGGGAATTGAAGAAGATGTTCCCGAGGACACTATGGACATCACCACCGAGATTCTGACCTCAAACAACGCCATAGATGAGACACCATGGGAGGAAATTGAAGAAGAAGTTCCTGAGGGCACCatggacatcaccaccagtattCTGACCTCAAACAACGCCACAGATGAGATTCTGCTCGAAGGAGACCTGGTTGCTCCAAGAACCAGGAACGCCATGAAGTGCTGGTCCCAGAGCTGCCTGTGGAAGAAAGCCTCCAACGGTCAGGTGGTGGTCCCCTTCACCCTGAGCAGAGAGTTCAGCAGCATGGAGAGGCAGAAGATCGACCGTGCCATGAAGGCCTTCGCCAGAAAGACCTGCATCCGCTTCGTCCCCCGTCAGAACCAGTACGACTACATCAGCATCGAGAACAGAGGGGGATGTTTCTCCTCTCTGGGCAGAGTGGGAGGCAGACAGGTGCTCTCTCTCAACAGGGGGGGCTGTATCCAAAACGGAATCATCCAGCACGAGATCAACCATGCTCTGGGCTTCAACCACGAGCAGACCAGGAGCGACCGCGACGGATACGTCAGGATCAACTGGGAGAACATCAACCAGGGGATGGCCTACAACTTCTACAAGAAGGAAACCAACAACCTGAACACTCCCTACGACTACTCCTCCATCATGCACTACGGAAGAACAGCCTTCTCCATCCAGCGGGGGAAGGACAGCATCACCCCCATCCCCAACTCCAACGTCCGGATCGGCCAGAGGCAGGGCATGTCCTACTGGGACATCATGAGGATCAACAGGCTCTATAGATGCTAA